A window of Rubricoccus marinus contains these coding sequences:
- the rpsU gene encoding 30S ribosomal protein S21 — MAIGIKVRDKESIDRALRRFKRTVNRARVLREFRDNLAFTKPSDVKRVERKEAYKKAKRASRRYY, encoded by the coding sequence TTGGCCATCGGCATCAAAGTTCGCGACAAGGAGTCCATCGACCGCGCCCTGCGCCGTTTCAAGCGCACCGTGAACCGCGCCCGCGTCCTGCGCGAGTTCCGCGACAACCTCGCCTTCACCAAGCCCTCCGACGTCAAGCGCGTTGAGCGCAAGGAGGCGTACAAGAAGGCCAAGCGCGCATCGCGCCGCTACTACTGA
- the floA gene encoding flotillin-like protein FloA (flotillin-like protein involved in membrane lipid rafts): MFDALLGGGAIVVILAIVLGFILLAYFVPLGLWISARTAGVDIKISELIGMRLRKVPPPAIVRPLVTARKAGIDVTANQLETHYLAEGDVRQVVNALISADKANIDLSFEQATAIDLAGRDVFEAVQVSVNPKVIETPPISAIAKDGIQVRAIARVTVRANIERLVGGAGEETIIARVGEGIVSTIGSSATHAQVLENPDLISKTVLAKGLDSGTAFDILSIDIADVDVGENIGAKLQTDQAEADLRVARAKAEERRAAAVAAEQEQRANLVAAEAEIPKAMAEAFRQGNLGIMDYYQIRNVEADTRMRDSIGGGSDGTESQA; the protein is encoded by the coding sequence ATGTTTGACGCACTCCTCGGTGGCGGCGCGATCGTCGTCATCCTCGCGATCGTCCTCGGCTTCATCCTCCTGGCGTACTTCGTACCGCTCGGGCTCTGGATTTCGGCGCGCACCGCCGGGGTCGACATCAAGATCAGCGAATTGATCGGGATGCGCCTGCGCAAGGTGCCGCCGCCCGCTATCGTGCGCCCGCTCGTGACGGCCCGGAAGGCCGGCATCGACGTGACCGCTAACCAGCTCGAAACGCACTACCTCGCCGAGGGCGACGTGCGCCAGGTGGTCAACGCGCTGATCTCCGCCGACAAGGCGAACATCGACCTCTCGTTCGAGCAGGCGACCGCCATCGACCTCGCGGGCCGCGACGTGTTCGAGGCCGTGCAGGTGAGCGTCAACCCGAAAGTGATCGAGACGCCACCGATCTCCGCGATCGCGAAGGACGGTATCCAGGTCCGCGCCATCGCGCGCGTGACAGTCCGGGCCAACATCGAGCGGCTCGTCGGTGGCGCCGGCGAGGAAACGATCATCGCGCGCGTCGGCGAGGGCATCGTGTCCACGATCGGCTCGTCTGCGACGCACGCACAGGTGCTGGAGAACCCAGACCTGATCTCCAAGACGGTCCTCGCGAAGGGGCTGGACAGCGGGACGGCGTTCGACATCCTCTCTATTGACATCGCGGACGTGGATGTGGGCGAGAACATCGGCGCCAAGCTCCAGACCGACCAGGCCGAGGCCGACCTCCGGGTTGCCCGCGCCAAGGCGGAGGAGCGCCGCGCCGCCGCCGTCGCGGCCGAGCAGGAGCAGCGCGCCAACCTCGTCGCCGCCGAGGCCGAGATCCCGAAGGCGATGGCCGAGGCCTTCCGCCAGGGCAACCTCGGCATCATGGACTACTACCAGATCCGCAACGTGGAAGCCGATACGCGCATGCGCGACTCCATCGGCGGCGGCAGCGACGGTACGGAGAGCCAGGCGTAA
- a CDS encoding YbjQ family protein, with amino-acid sequence MPLIPITSADHIPGETITDHLDVVYGNTVRAKHVGRDLMAGLKSVVGGEIRGYTEMLRDARDEALDRMKQDAIDVGGDAVINVRFTTSMVGQGMAEMMAYGTAVRLKA; translated from the coding sequence ATGCCTCTTATCCCCATTACCTCCGCCGATCACATCCCTGGCGAGACGATCACCGACCACCTCGACGTGGTCTACGGCAACACGGTTCGCGCCAAACACGTCGGGCGCGACCTTATGGCCGGGCTGAAAAGCGTCGTCGGCGGCGAGATCCGAGGCTACACGGAAATGCTGCGCGACGCGCGCGACGAAGCGCTGGACCGCATGAAGCAGGACGCGATCGATGTGGGCGGCGACGCCGTCATCAACGTCCGGTTCACGACCAGCATGGTGGGGCAAGGCATGGCCGAAATGATGGCCTACGGTACAGCCGTGCGCCTCAAAGCGTAG
- a CDS encoding MBL fold metallo-hydrolase, with protein MPDSTPEAPRSRPLWRRVLGWTLLALMLAAVIVTVEAWPSLGGEIRGARLERVQRSPQYGAEGFENVIPAQADGFSLGTAWDFFTDATPAQFPDAPLATVTREATDFSAPRQRLRVTWLGHSTLLVELDSARILIDPVWGERVSPSRWIGTRRFAPPPLALDALPPLDAVLISHDHYDHLDTPTVRALAGRVPRWIVPLGIGAHLEAWGIAPEAITELDWWETAEASGVTLVSTPARHFSGRFVNDRDATLWTGWAILGESERVFYSGDTALTPSFAEIGRRYGPFDLTLIESGAYNEAWADVHLGPEQAIAVHRMVRGRVMMPVHWAMFDLSVHGWTEPAERVRAAAEQLGIPVAFPRPGESVTPEAYRTQPWWPDLPWKTAAESPAISSGLPDSVRALVPGP; from the coding sequence GTGCCGGACTCGACGCCAGAGGCTCCACGCAGCCGGCCCCTCTGGCGCCGCGTGCTCGGGTGGACGCTCCTGGCGCTGATGCTCGCAGCGGTCATCGTGACAGTCGAGGCGTGGCCCTCGCTGGGTGGCGAGATCCGAGGCGCGAGGCTGGAGCGCGTGCAGCGCTCACCGCAGTATGGCGCCGAGGGGTTTGAAAACGTGATCCCTGCCCAAGCCGACGGGTTCTCTCTCGGCACGGCCTGGGACTTCTTCACCGACGCGACGCCCGCGCAGTTTCCCGACGCGCCTCTGGCGACGGTCACGCGAGAGGCCACGGACTTTTCCGCTCCGCGCCAGAGGCTGCGCGTGACGTGGCTGGGGCACTCGACGCTGCTCGTCGAACTGGACTCGGCGCGCATCCTGATCGACCCGGTATGGGGCGAGCGCGTCTCGCCGTCGCGGTGGATCGGCACGCGGCGGTTCGCGCCGCCGCCTCTGGCGCTGGACGCGCTGCCTCCGCTCGATGCCGTCTTGATCTCTCACGATCACTACGACCACCTCGACACGCCGACCGTCCGCGCACTCGCCGGCCGTGTGCCGCGGTGGATCGTACCGCTCGGCATCGGCGCGCACCTGGAAGCATGGGGCATCGCGCCAGAGGCGATCACGGAACTGGACTGGTGGGAAACAGCCGAGGCCTCTGGCGTGACGCTCGTGAGCACGCCCGCGCGGCACTTCTCCGGGCGCTTCGTGAATGACCGCGATGCAACGCTCTGGACCGGCTGGGCCATCCTCGGCGAGTCCGAGCGCGTGTTCTATAGCGGCGACACCGCGCTCACGCCGTCCTTCGCCGAGATTGGCAGACGCTACGGGCCGTTCGACCTCACGCTCATCGAGAGCGGCGCGTACAACGAGGCCTGGGCCGACGTGCACCTCGGGCCGGAGCAGGCCATCGCGGTCCACCGGATGGTGCGCGGGCGCGTGATGATGCCCGTCCACTGGGCCATGTTCGACCTCTCGGTCCACGGCTGGACCGAGCCCGCTGAGCGCGTCCGCGCCGCCGCCGAGCAGCTCGGGATTCCGGTCGCGTTCCCGCGCCCGGGCGAGAGCGTCACGCCAGAGGCCTACCGCACCCAACCGTGGTGGCCGGACCTCCCGTGGAAAACGGCGGCGGAGTCGCCTGCGATCTCCTCGGGTCTGCCCGATAGCGTGCGCGCGCTCGTTCCCGGACCGTAG
- the dtd gene encoding D-aminoacyl-tRNA deacylase, with amino-acid sequence MRALVQRVANASVTVNGEETGAIEGGLLVLLGVRTGDTAQEADWIADKIAALRVFPDETGRMNLSLADTGRDALVVSQFTLYGSLKKGTRPSFSSAAAPQEAEALYERVVARLADTLGRPVPTGRFGAHMDVRLLNDGPVTLLLEREASGAA; translated from the coding sequence ATGAGAGCGCTCGTGCAGCGCGTCGCGAACGCGTCGGTCACGGTCAACGGCGAGGAAACCGGCGCGATCGAGGGGGGCCTGCTCGTGCTGCTCGGCGTCCGCACCGGCGACACCGCGCAAGAGGCCGACTGGATCGCGGACAAGATCGCGGCGCTCCGCGTCTTCCCGGACGAGACCGGGCGCATGAACCTCTCCCTCGCCGACACCGGCCGCGATGCGCTCGTCGTGAGCCAGTTCACGCTCTACGGCTCGCTCAAAAAGGGCACGCGCCCCAGCTTTTCGAGCGCCGCCGCGCCCCAAGAGGCCGAGGCGCTGTACGAACGCGTCGTCGCGCGGCTGGCGGACACGCTCGGCCGCCCCGTCCCGACCGGGCGCTTTGGCGCACACATGGACGTTCGGCTCCTCAACGACGGCCCCGTAACGCTGCTGCTGGAGCGCGAGGCCTCTGGCGCGGCCTAA
- a CDS encoding RNA 2'-phosphotransferase, producing MSDRRLSTFLSLVLRHKPEAAGVTLDSNGWTDIGDLLLGAEAAGVPISPEALQRVVETNDKRRFEISPDGARIRARQGHSVPVDLGLAPAEPPATLYHGTVARALPAIRREGLRPMERHHVHLSPDRETAVRVGSRRGAPVILEVDAASLHARGAAFYLTTNGVWLTEAVPPEAIRFDAASPAA from the coding sequence ATGTCCGACCGCCGCCTCAGCACGTTCCTCTCGCTCGTGCTGCGCCACAAGCCCGAGGCCGCTGGCGTCACGTTGGATTCCAACGGGTGGACGGACATCGGCGACCTCTTGCTGGGCGCCGAGGCCGCTGGCGTGCCGATCTCGCCAGAGGCGTTGCAGCGCGTGGTGGAGACCAACGACAAGCGCCGGTTCGAGATCAGCCCGGACGGCGCGCGGATCCGCGCCCGCCAGGGGCACTCGGTACCGGTCGATCTCGGCCTCGCGCCCGCCGAGCCCCCCGCGACGCTATACCACGGCACGGTCGCGCGGGCGCTTCCTGCCATCCGCCGCGAAGGCCTCCGCCCGATGGAGCGCCACCACGTTCACCTCTCCCCCGACCGAGAGACCGCGGTCCGCGTCGGCAGCCGCCGTGGCGCGCCCGTCATTTTGGAGGTGGATGCCGCCTCGCTCCACGCCCGCGGCGCGGCGTTCTACCTCACGACGAACGGCGTGTGGCTCACGGAGGCCGTCCCGCCAGAGGCCATCCGGTTCGACGCCGCTTCGCCCGCAGCGTAG
- the moaA gene encoding GTP 3',8-cyclase MoaA yields the protein MNPALIDPLGRRHTQLRLSLTERCTLRCTYCMPAEGLDWTPNRLLLTTDELERVAALFVGMGVNKVRLTGGEPLARKDAVEVARRIGAMGGVQGLAMTTNGLALEKHLPALDEAGVTQITLSLDTLRDDRFRTLTRRDGLDRVLGAMEAALARGYGVGTGRPLKINVVVLRNEEASGGSVGNDDEVQDLAALALRYPVEVRFIEWMPFAGLGWEKSALVPWTETHARIEDAHGPLAPREDAPDSTSRTFTFARGGPGRVGFIASMSAPFCRGCTRLRVTADGALKVCLFGSAEVSLRDAMREGATDDDLRALVAGAVARKKPAHDGQTISLDALASGANANRSMIAIGG from the coding sequence ATGAACCCGGCCCTTATCGACCCGCTCGGGCGGCGGCACACGCAACTCCGGCTCTCCCTCACGGAGCGCTGCACGCTGCGCTGTACGTACTGCATGCCCGCCGAGGGGCTGGACTGGACGCCCAACCGGTTGCTCCTCACGACTGATGAACTGGAGCGCGTCGCCGCGCTCTTCGTCGGCATGGGCGTCAACAAGGTGCGGCTGACCGGCGGCGAGCCTCTGGCGCGCAAAGACGCCGTCGAGGTGGCGCGGCGGATCGGCGCGATGGGGGGTGTGCAAGGCCTCGCGATGACCACCAACGGCCTCGCGCTGGAAAAGCACCTGCCCGCACTGGACGAGGCCGGCGTCACCCAGATCACGCTCTCGCTCGACACGCTCCGCGACGACCGCTTCCGCACGCTCACCCGCCGCGACGGCCTGGACCGCGTGCTCGGCGCGATGGAGGCCGCGCTCGCCAGAGGCTACGGCGTCGGCACTGGCCGGCCGCTCAAGATCAACGTCGTCGTCCTGCGCAACGAGGAGGCCTCTGGCGGCAGCGTCGGCAACGACGACGAGGTGCAAGACCTGGCCGCGCTCGCGCTCCGTTATCCCGTGGAGGTGCGCTTTATCGAGTGGATGCCCTTTGCCGGGCTGGGCTGGGAGAAGAGCGCGCTCGTGCCGTGGACCGAGACCCACGCGCGCATAGAGGACGCGCACGGGCCCCTGGCGCCGCGTGAGGACGCGCCGGACTCCACCTCGCGCACGTTCACGTTCGCCAGAGGCGGGCCGGGCCGCGTCGGCTTTATCGCGAGCATGAGCGCGCCGTTCTGCCGCGGCTGCACGCGCCTCCGCGTCACCGCCGATGGCGCCCTCAAAGTGTGTCTCTTCGGCTCCGCCGAGGTCTCCCTCCGCGACGCCATGCGCGAGGGTGCAACCGACGACGACCTCCGCGCGCTCGTTGCCGGTGCGGTCGCGCGCAAAAAGCCCGCCCACGACGGACAGACCATCAGCCTGGACGCGCTCGCCTCTGGCGCGAACGCGAACCGCTCCATGATTGCGATCGGGGGATAG
- a CDS encoding winged helix-turn-helix domain-containing protein, producing MANRLRRGDEVRRIEPKVMEVLVCMARRPGETVTRDEFMADVWEGTIVTDDVLARCISELRKALGDRARNPSYVETIRKRGYRLIADVEDAPEARADTRIAAGARITGGRAGAPASARESRRADLLRRRQRRRLSLVLGILLALTLVGAGAFIAIRVYTSQFRPLAAVPVTSLPGVERDPALSPNGSRVAFAWDGGGDEPFNIYIKDASEEAAGSMQQLTDSPADDHSPAWSPDGERLAFARCTEDGCGVYTVSASGGTPALLSDLERFQVRNLVWSPDGLRLAFAGRQGGSGAFGVHLLPLDGSAPQRLTAPPATYPGDLDPAFSPDGLRLAFVRTALDGRQDVCTVSASGGTVSRLVLEQKGVTGLDWSADGREIVYAANRDGAAGLWRIGVNGGRPRWIALGTDGGEVSEPSIADNGSGLAFARRLSRTQIVGVYPGGEPVPLLSSTREDTQPNVSRDGSKIAFVSTRSGSHEVWVSDARGENPRRLTQFNGPRVSTPRWSPDGQSIVLAARRQQGDTNLFIVGADGEVRTLTSDPGDEVAPSWSRDGEWIYFASQRTDTWQIYRMPAAGGDAQVITRYGGVSAMEASDGALLVVRHDRNGLWRLPPGPDGIARDNSITRLRANVAPADWANWTVDGAWAYVLERRIDGGALVVRVETGRNVREDVAQVSDVPDQPGLAVLPGGERILVTQIERGESDIAFVPDFR from the coding sequence ATGGCCAACCGCTTACGGCGGGGGGACGAGGTGCGCCGCATTGAGCCGAAGGTGATGGAGGTCCTCGTGTGCATGGCCCGCCGCCCCGGCGAGACCGTCACGCGGGACGAGTTCATGGCCGACGTGTGGGAGGGCACCATCGTCACCGACGACGTGCTCGCGCGGTGCATCTCCGAGCTCCGCAAAGCGCTCGGCGACCGCGCCCGCAATCCGTCCTACGTCGAGACGATCCGCAAGCGCGGCTACCGCCTCATCGCCGACGTGGAGGACGCGCCAGAGGCCCGCGCCGACACGCGCATCGCCGCTGGCGCGCGCATCACCGGCGGCCGCGCGGGCGCTCCGGCCTCGGCACGCGAGAGCCGCCGCGCGGACCTCTTGCGGCGGCGCCAGAGGCGGCGGCTGAGCCTCGTTTTGGGCATCCTGCTCGCGCTCACGCTCGTGGGCGCCGGGGCGTTTATCGCCATCCGCGTGTACACCTCGCAGTTCCGGCCTCTGGCGGCCGTGCCCGTGACCAGCCTTCCCGGCGTGGAGCGGGACCCCGCGCTCTCGCCCAACGGCTCGCGCGTGGCGTTTGCGTGGGATGGCGGAGGGGATGAGCCGTTCAACATCTACATCAAGGACGCCTCCGAAGAAGCCGCGGGCTCGATGCAGCAGCTCACGGACAGCCCGGCCGACGATCACAGCCCGGCGTGGAGCCCGGACGGCGAGCGCCTCGCGTTCGCGCGCTGCACCGAAGACGGCTGCGGCGTCTACACCGTCTCGGCCTCTGGCGGGACGCCCGCGCTCCTCAGCGACCTGGAGCGGTTCCAGGTGCGCAACCTCGTGTGGAGTCCGGACGGCTTGCGGCTCGCGTTCGCCGGGCGCCAGGGCGGCTCCGGCGCTTTTGGCGTGCACCTCCTCCCGCTCGATGGGAGCGCACCCCAACGCCTCACCGCCCCGCCCGCGACCTACCCGGGCGACCTCGACCCTGCGTTCAGCCCGGACGGCTTGCGGCTCGCGTTTGTCCGCACGGCTCTGGATGGCCGCCAGGACGTGTGCACGGTTTCCGCCTCGGGCGGGACGGTCTCCCGGCTGGTTCTAGAACAGAAAGGCGTGACCGGCCTGGACTGGAGCGCCGATGGCCGCGAGATCGTTTACGCCGCCAACCGCGACGGTGCGGCGGGCCTCTGGCGCATCGGCGTCAACGGTGGGCGTCCGCGGTGGATCGCGCTCGGCACCGACGGCGGCGAGGTCTCGGAGCCGTCCATCGCCGACAACGGGTCCGGCCTCGCGTTCGCGCGGCGCCTCTCACGCACGCAGATCGTGGGGGTGTACCCCGGCGGCGAGCCCGTCCCCCTACTCTCCTCCACGCGCGAGGACACGCAACCCAACGTGTCCCGTGACGGGAGCAAGATCGCGTTCGTCTCCACGCGCTCCGGCTCGCACGAAGTGTGGGTCTCCGACGCCAGAGGCGAGAATCCGCGCCGCCTCACGCAGTTCAACGGCCCGCGCGTGAGCACGCCACGCTGGAGCCCAGACGGGCAATCCATCGTGCTCGCCGCGCGCCGACAGCAGGGCGACACCAACCTCTTCATCGTCGGCGCCGACGGCGAGGTGCGCACGCTCACGAGCGACCCCGGAGACGAGGTGGCGCCGAGTTGGAGCCGCGACGGCGAGTGGATCTACTTCGCGAGCCAGCGGACCGATACGTGGCAGATCTACCGCATGCCCGCCGCTGGCGGCGACGCGCAAGTAATCACGCGCTACGGCGGCGTGAGCGCGATGGAGGCGTCGGACGGCGCGCTCCTCGTCGTGCGGCACGACCGGAACGGCCTCTGGCGGCTCCCGCCTGGGCCGGACGGCATCGCGCGCGACAACAGCATCACGCGGCTCCGCGCCAACGTCGCGCCCGCAGACTGGGCGAACTGGACCGTAGATGGCGCCTGGGCTTACGTGCTGGAACGCCGAATCGACGGCGGCGCCCTCGTCGTCCGCGTCGAAACGGGCCGGAACGTGCGCGAGGACGTGGCGCAGGTTTCCGACGTGCCGGACCAACCCGGCCTCGCGGTCTTGCCAGGCGGCGAGCGCATCCTGGTCACACAGATCGAGCGCGGCGAGAGCGACATCGCCTTCGTCCCGGACTTTCGATAG
- the rdgB gene encoding RdgB/HAM1 family non-canonical purine NTP pyrophosphatase gives MRLVLATRNPGKVAELDARLSGLGIDLVSASGVEGAPEVDEDRDTLRGNAEKKARALFEHTGEASLADDTGLEVDALGGAPGVHSARYAGPEADDAANRQKLLASLSGRTDRAARFRTVLAFADEAGVEFFDGVCEGTIAPEASGDGGFGYDSVFVPADGDGRTFAQMDAAEKNGISHRGRALDAFTAWMADRT, from the coding sequence ATGCGCCTCGTCCTCGCCACCCGCAACCCCGGCAAAGTCGCCGAACTCGACGCCCGGCTCTCTGGCCTCGGCATCGACCTCGTATCGGCCTCTGGCGTGGAGGGCGCGCCCGAGGTGGACGAGGACCGGGACACGCTACGCGGCAACGCCGAAAAAAAGGCGCGCGCGCTGTTTGAGCACACCGGCGAGGCGTCCCTCGCCGACGATACGGGCCTGGAAGTCGACGCGCTCGGCGGCGCCCCGGGCGTCCACTCCGCGCGGTACGCGGGCCCCGAGGCGGACGACGCAGCCAACCGCCAGAAGCTCCTCGCGTCGCTGAGTGGCCGCACCGACCGCGCCGCGCGCTTCCGAACCGTCCTCGCCTTCGCAGACGAAGCGGGCGTCGAGTTCTTCGACGGCGTGTGCGAGGGCACCATCGCGCCAGAAGCCTCTGGCGATGGCGGCTTCGGCTACGACTCTGTCTTTGTGCCCGCCGATGGGGACGGGCGGACGTTCGCGCAGATGGACGCGGCGGAGAAAAACGGCATCTCGCACCGCGGCCGCGCGCTGGACGCTTTCACGGCCTGGATGGCCGACCGCACATGA
- a CDS encoding amidohydrolase codes for MRLAAVLLALLAAPVFAQPLALPDLPPYILTNARIYTVDDANPMADAIAVDPTGVIAAVGSREDLTAMYTWPEVDAKGHTVIPGLIDAHAHLMNLGTSLLQADLVGTTSKADVIARLTAFEADLPEGAWLTGRGWDQNDWGEGEPFPTRADLDAAFPTRPVWLVRIDGHAGWANTAALRASGVDPNAEPPADREGGATIRDARGLPTGVYVDGAMDLVGASVPEADAAFYEEALTRALEETARFGLTGVHEAGIPLALIDMYRAFAAEGRFGIRNYAMVSQEVFPAFCEQYPDMINDERLVVRSVKVYADGALGSRGAALLAEYADEPGNTGLLFMSPEVLESVVADAMACGLQVNTHAIGDRANRAVLDAYESAMAETGAASGAGRHRIEHAQVVSLDDIQRTADLGVIASVQPTHATSDMPWAETRVGADRVRGAYAWRRLIDAGARLALGSDFPVERVSPLLGFHAAVTRQDAEDAPAGGWYGNQVLSREEALRGFTLDAAYAGFMEDMVGSLEAGKRADFVILSQDLMRVPPEAILDTEVVMTVLDGAPIYVAE; via the coding sequence ATGCGCCTCGCCGCCGTTCTCCTCGCGCTTCTCGCCGCCCCCGTTTTTGCGCAGCCTCTGGCGCTGCCAGACCTGCCGCCGTACATCCTGACCAACGCGCGGATCTACACCGTCGATGACGCGAACCCGATGGCCGACGCCATCGCCGTTGACCCGACGGGTGTGATCGCGGCCGTGGGCTCGCGGGAGGACCTCACGGCGATGTACACGTGGCCCGAGGTGGACGCCAAGGGCCACACGGTCATTCCGGGCCTGATCGACGCGCACGCGCACCTGATGAACCTGGGCACGTCGCTGCTGCAGGCGGACCTGGTGGGGACCACGTCCAAAGCCGATGTGATCGCGCGACTGACGGCCTTCGAGGCCGACCTGCCCGAGGGCGCGTGGCTCACCGGCCGCGGCTGGGACCAAAACGACTGGGGGGAGGGCGAGCCCTTCCCCACGCGCGCCGACCTGGACGCGGCGTTCCCGACGCGGCCCGTCTGGCTCGTCCGCATCGACGGACACGCGGGCTGGGCGAACACCGCCGCCCTCCGCGCCTCTGGCGTAGACCCCAACGCCGAGCCGCCCGCCGACCGCGAGGGCGGCGCGACAATCCGCGACGCCAGAGGCCTCCCGACCGGCGTGTACGTGGACGGCGCGATGGACCTCGTGGGCGCGAGCGTGCCCGAAGCCGATGCGGCGTTCTACGAGGAGGCGCTCACGCGCGCGCTGGAGGAAACGGCGCGATTCGGTCTCACGGGCGTTCACGAGGCCGGCATCCCGCTCGCCCTGATCGACATGTACCGGGCCTTCGCCGCAGAGGGCCGCTTCGGCATCCGCAACTACGCGATGGTCTCGCAAGAGGTCTTCCCCGCTTTCTGCGAGCAGTACCCGGACATGATCAACGACGAGCGGCTCGTCGTCCGCTCCGTCAAGGTCTACGCCGACGGCGCACTGGGCAGCCGCGGCGCCGCGCTTCTCGCGGAGTACGCCGACGAGCCCGGCAACACCGGCCTGCTCTTTATGTCGCCAGAGGTGCTCGAATCCGTCGTAGCGGACGCGATGGCCTGTGGCCTCCAGGTCAACACCCACGCGATCGGGGACCGCGCGAACCGCGCCGTCCTAGACGCCTACGAGTCCGCGATGGCCGAGACGGGCGCGGCCTCTGGCGCCGGACGCCACCGCATCGAGCACGCGCAGGTGGTCTCGCTGGACGACATCCAGCGCACGGCTGACCTCGGCGTGATCGCGAGCGTGCAGCCGACGCACGCCACGAGCGACATGCCGTGGGCCGAGACCCGCGTCGGCGCGGACCGCGTGCGCGGCGCTTATGCGTGGCGCCGTCTGATCGACGCCGGCGCGCGCCTTGCGCTCGGCAGCGACTTCCCGGTCGAGCGCGTGAGCCCGCTGCTCGGCTTCCACGCCGCGGTCACGCGCCAGGACGCCGAGGATGCCCCCGCAGGCGGCTGGTACGGCAACCAGGTGCTCTCGCGCGAGGAAGCGTTGCGCGGCTTCACGCTCGACGCCGCCTACGCCGGCTTCATGGAAGACATGGTCGGCAGCCTGGAAGCTGGCAAGCGGGCCGACTTCGTGATCCTCTCGCAGGACCTCATGCGCGTCCCGCCAGAGGCCATCCTCGACACCGAGGTCGTGATGACGGTCCTGGACGGCGCGCCGATCTACGTCGCCGAGTAG
- the moaC gene encoding cyclic pyranopterin monophosphate synthase MoaC, which produces MTDLDSPPHHASGLSHLDEQGRARMVDISAKTATSRTAVATGQVRLGERAFVAVRDQQIQKGDVLTVAQIAGVLGAKQASRLLPLCHDVLLQNVEIAFELNEAESAIDIRAITKTEGATGVEMEAMTAVSIAALTVYDMCKSVSKDIEIGSMRLLAKSGGRSGDYRRTN; this is translated from the coding sequence ATGACCGACCTCGACTCTCCACCGCACCACGCCAGCGGCCTCAGCCACCTCGACGAGCAGGGCCGCGCGCGGATGGTGGACATCAGCGCCAAAACGGCGACCTCGCGGACGGCCGTGGCTACAGGCCAGGTGCGGCTCGGCGAGCGCGCCTTTGTCGCCGTGCGGGACCAGCAGATCCAGAAGGGCGACGTGCTGACCGTCGCGCAGATCGCGGGCGTGCTCGGCGCCAAGCAGGCCAGCCGCCTGCTTCCGCTCTGCCACGACGTCCTCCTCCAGAACGTCGAGATCGCGTTCGAGCTCAACGAAGCCGAGTCGGCCATCGACATCCGCGCGATCACGAAGACGGAGGGCGCGACGGGCGTGGAGATGGAGGCCATGACGGCCGTGTCCATCGCCGCGCTGACGGTCTACGACATGTGCAAGTCGGTCTCGAAAGACATCGAGATCGGCAGCATGCGGCTCCTGGCGAAATCTGGCGGCCGTAGCGGCGATTACCGCCGCACGAACTAA